A single region of the Aquarana catesbeiana isolate 2022-GZ linkage group LG07, ASM4218655v1, whole genome shotgun sequence genome encodes:
- the KNCN gene encoding kinocilin, translating to MDERHSLQVLSALIGIVAGSIIVGVSNSSGAATVGGIFLGAAGFGLLVSIMPLLQVWHCSLPGRFQVQPLPPASNQEIITEPQKGDNVENEKKDLPPGQADGPSSTQDSTPI from the exons ATGGATGAACGTCACAGCCTGCAGGTGTTGAGCGCCCTTATAGGCATTGTAGCCGGAAGCATCATTGTCGGCGTCTCCAATTCCTCTGGAGCAGCAACAGTGGGTGGAATCTTTCTGGGTGCGGCCGGGTTCG GGCTCCTTGTTTCCATCATGCCCCTTCTTCAAGTGTGGCACTGCAGCCTTCCAG GACGTTTCCAAGTCCAGCCCCTTCCCCCAGCCAGCAACCAGGAAATCATCACCGAACCCCAAAAAGGGGACA ATGTAGAGAATGAGAAGAAGGatttgcctccaggacaggcggaCGGTCCTTCGTCCACACAGGACAG CACCCCGATCTGA
- the TMEM275 gene encoding transmembrane protein 275, translating into MMFTNKSKSSLGQKPAQKKTRPHGLPSPALCCACGLCIMLAGINITLVGAFAFGTFLPVNNPPIIIGPILLVVAFAFFGACCICSRRPPAHGARKSKPGSNIGFIKPGNTAFEIETSEHTVQDTTAVQLSPTNSPESSRKSSPVHETAKTCKLFTMEGNGPAAKFTAGGESVQLNLPRDPVT; encoded by the coding sequence ATGATGTTCACCAACAAAAGCAAATCTTCACTGGGCCAAAAACCTGCTCAGAAGAAAACCCGCCCCCACGGACTGCCCTCCCCCGCGCTGTGCTGCGCCTGCGGACTTTGCATCATGCTGGCGGGAATAAACATTACTCTAGTTGGCGCTTTTGCCTTTGGGACGTTTCTGCCCGTTAATAACCCTCCCATCATCATTGGACCCATTCTCTTAGTTGTGGCCTTTGCTTTCTTTGGTGCTTGCTGCATCTGTAGCCGGAGACCGCCTGCACACGGGGCCAGGAAGTCCAAGCCGGGGTCTAATATTGGGTTCATTAAGCCAGGAAATACAGCCTTTGAAATAGAGACCAGCGAGCACACCGTGCAGGATACGACGGCAGTGCAGCTCAGCCCAACCAACTCTCCGGAGTCATCCCGAAAGTCCTCCCCCGTGCATGAGACTGCAAAGACTTGTAAACTTTTCACCATGGAGGGTAATGGGCCAGCTGCCAAATTTACTGCCGGAGGGGAGTCCGTGCAGCTGAACCTACCTAGAGATCCGGTCACCTAG